From the Leptotrichia sp. oral taxon 223 genome, the window CTGCACGGTTGCAGCGGGCAATGTATTCCATGTGTTTGCATATTCATTTTCATATGCTGATTTTCTGTCATTCTCATACCACATTCCTAAATTGTATTTTCTATATAACTCTTCCCATGGGAATAATGGACCTGGATCAGGCTTTCTTTGAGGGGCTATATCTGAATGTCCCAAAATATTCGTTGCAGGAATTTCATATTTATCTGCCAAATATCTTACAAGAACGGCAGCTTCCTTAATTTGAAAATTCTTAAATGGCTCAAAATTTCCACTTGTATTTCCATTGTTAACAATTTCAATCCCAATTGAACTGTCATTTAAATTTTTACTTGTTTTCCATTCACTTAATCCAGCGTGCCACGCTCTTCTGTTTTCATCTACAAGTGAATAAACAGGATCATTTTTATTATCTGAGATTAAATAGTGGGCACTTACCTCATCAGTTGTCAAGACTCGAAGAGAACTATCCCTGTTCAACGCTGTATAATGTAAAATTATAAATCTTTGTCTATAATTTTGCCCTTTTGATGTATAAGAAGAATCCACTGTTACTGAACCCGCTGAATTTTTGATTGTCTGAGTTCCACCTCTTCCTGTTTTATTATTGTTGCCGCTGTTACTGCTTCTGCTATTGCCATCAGTCTGATCTTTTTTTACTTGCCCATTTCCATCGATACGTATATCTATTGTCGGCTTTTTTACATCAGTGGAAACATCTTTGTTATGGGCATTCAAAATACTTCCAACTGACAAGATTGACACCAATAATAATAATTTGGTTATATTTTTTTTCATTATACTTGTCCTCCTTCTATTTATAGTAAAACTATTTAATGTTTTCAAGTTTTGGATTACCAGTTTGCTTAAAACTGTATTTTATAGTGTTCTTTAAAAGAATATAATAAGCAATTGCCAAAATGGCAATGATAATTCTCATAATCGCTGTAATATCTGCATCAAAATCCAGCCATATCAATACCGAAACTCCCATATTTAATACTGAAATGGAAATTAAAAATACATTTCTTCTGCTTACCGCAATAAAAATAAACACTATTGTTGAAAAAATGAATAAAACTCTTGTTCCGCCAAAAAATAAAACATATGAACTTACTGTTGAAACAACATCATTCATGTATGGCGAACTTTGTAAAATGACACGTGAGATATTTACACAAATTAAACTTGTCAGAAATATTGCAAAACAAATTAATAAATCACGTATATCCCTTCTTTCCTCCAGTTCAACAGCTTCCCTGCTTTTTCCATCTAAATTGTTGCTAATATTCTTGTTTTCCAGATAAAAAACGGAATAAAGCAGCATAATCCAGAAAAGCGCCTCCACAATTCCAAGCCACAGCGTTATATGGAAAATCTTGTCATTCGTGTATTCGTGATAGATGGAATTGTAAAAATTGTAGTTTACAAGGATGTAAAAAAAGGATATTATTATTGCCAATATTTTTTTATAATAAAAAAACATAATTATTCTCCCGAAAATTTATTTATCCAGCTCAAATAATTTGAATCCGTAATGTTCAAGGCTTCTATATTAGCCTGAAAATTAACGTCATCATCATATATCTTGAATATAATTGGTGCAAGTATTTTTAGTGTCTGCGTTTCAAAAATACCATGAATATTCATACTGTAAATGATTGGTTTTTGGAATTTTAGCAACTGGCTGTTTGTCTGTTTTATTTCATACAGAAGTTCCAGTAAGTTAATTTTTTTCAAGTCATTATTTCTGTCTTCCAGCACCACGTCAATTTGATCAGAAAGCAGTTTTTTGTACCGCCACGACTGGTGTTCCTTGTGGACTTTGCTTTGAATCAGAAATTTCATCTTTGGTGAAAATAAAATCAAATTGTCCAAATTTTTTTCATATTTTATTGCAAAATCCCTTTCAAAAAAGTTGCTTACTGATTTTAGCAGATCATTCTGAACATTATAAATCGTATTTTCATCATAAATTTTATTAATCAAGCTTGACTTTTTCTCATTAAACGTGTCATATAAATAAATCTCAATTTCATATTTTTCAACACTAGGCATTTTCAGAATGTTCCCCGTCAGCACAAAATTCAAATTATTATTTTGCTGTCTTATCAGTTTCATATAATCTGTACTGTATCGCTTTTTCGACACAAAAAGATTTTCATTGTTATAAGCGATTGCCAGCTGATAATTCAAGTTTGTCTTATAATGTAAATTTTCATTTAAGTATAAAGGCAATGACACTGCAAGATTTTCAGCCAGTTCCGATTTTTCCCCAATTGATGTAAATGTCAAAATAAGAATATTTGGTTTTACACGCCTATTCTGATTTAACATGAATTCAGGATGGTTAAATTCATAATACCACAGCGGCTTATTTGTTGAAAAAAAGCGATTTGCCGTCTTTTCCTGCTTGTTTCTGCTTTCTGTTTTCACTTTTAACTTCCAGAAATAATCCTCATAGTGCATAAACTTCTTATAATGCTCTATCCAAGGAAATTTTGAAGTAAATTTACAAAGTTCCAGCCCTTCTTTATACATATTTTTTACTTTGTAATATTTTAATACATTTAAAGCAGTGTGAACATTGTGATTTTCAGGATTGTAATATGCCAGGACATATTGCTTAAATTCATCATAAAGCTCATTTAAAATATAAATACTTGACGTAATATACATCACTTCTGAATTGTAGCCAGACTCCTTTAAGGCCGTTATCAAAAAATAATTTCCAGTTTCCTTGTCGCCTTTTTTGAAATAAACGACAGCCTGCATCATTTTTGCCCGCCAGTTTCCTCTTATTGCAGACAGTTTTTCCATTTTATTTTCATATTCCTTTTTGCTTCTCTTTTTCACAATGTCAAAATATTTTTTGAATGCAGTTGCAGAATTTGGGTTTATTTCCAGTGCTTCATAATATTTTTTTTCAGAATCCGCCGTCCGTCCACAAAGCTCCAATGCCTCGGCATAGGCTATGCAAAGCCCTTCTGTCGTATTATTAATATTCAGATTTTTTTCATAAAGCTCAACAGCATTCTGATAAGCCCCTGTTCTTATATGATAAGTTCCAAGCAAGATCAGCTTTCTCTCAAAATCCTCGTCAGCCGCATAAA encodes:
- a CDS encoding N-acetylmuramoyl-L-alanine amidase: MKKNITKLLLLVSILSVGSILNAHNKDVSTDVKKPTIDIRIDGNGQVKKDQTDGNSRSSNSGNNNKTGRGGTQTIKNSAGSVTVDSSYTSKGQNYRQRFIILHYTALNRDSSLRVLTTDEVSAHYLISDNKNDPVYSLVDENRRAWHAGLSEWKTSKNLNDSSIGIEIVNNGNTSGNFEPFKNFQIKEAAVLVRYLADKYEIPATNILGHSDIAPQRKPDPGPLFPWEELYRKYNLGMWYENDRKSAYENEYANTWNTLPAATVQAEFSKFGYSINTTGKWDEQTKNVIKVFQYHFRPAKYDGKLDLETFAILKALNEKYNNK